DNA from Pseudomonadota bacterium:
TTTGTGCAGTTGATTAAAGACGGAAGTCTTGCCAATGCTCGCATGGTTTGCAAAACCTGGAACACTTTGCCTTTGGAAATAAAAGAATTGCGTTTTGATGAGTTTGCCAGAGTATCCCCATTAACCTTAAAGCATCTTTCTATAACACGATTGATCCTTGAGACAGGTTTTTTCCGGGAAACACCCGTTGAAAATGAAGCAGTTCAAGGAAAAAAAGCTAAAAAGAAAGGAAGTTTTCATTTTAATTTTAAGAAGAGCAAAAAAAAGCAAAATGCGCGTAAAAATCAGGAACTTGAAAAACTAACTCCGATTGAAAAAGTGAAGATTTTTCGAGGAATTGAGGTAGAAAAGCTTTCAATATATTTTCAAAATATTGACCTAGGAGAATTTGTTATAGATCACAATATCGTTCATTTAGGTATTAAAGTGATTGATATTAGGAGTTATGGGAAGGTAAAAGGCAACATAACAGTTAAAGACCTCCAGCACCTTGAAGAGTTATGCGTATATCCTTACTTGATATCGGAGGCAGGGATGTACCTTCAAACTCTTAATCTTCCCAACCTCAAAATCCTTGATATCCAAAGAAATCTATTGAATACACTCCAACCTATCATATCCAAACTTACTAATCTTGAGTATTTATATGCGAGTTGGAATAATTTTGATAAGGCAGATGTCACCGCAATACTTGACCATAAAAATACATACGGTAGTATAAAATATGTGGATTTCTCTGATAACTATAAACTCGTAGAGCTTAATCCTGAAGATAGTAAACGTTTGGAGCAGATTGAATTTATATGTCAGGGTACACCATTGCTTTACAGTGGACATAGTACCTAAATCAGCAGGAATCTGTTTTTTCATCCTAGGTAACACTGACTGAGCGTCGATCAGCGCAAAACTTTTCCGATTCGTGCAATCCGACGTTACGTGCTCGAAAAATCAGCATACAGACCAAGGACGCCCTGTGAGTGTAATTGAGCCTTGACTCTATTGTGTGATTCCTAGCTCTGATAGTAGCTCTTCTTGGCTGCGCGGTAAATTTTCCAGATGCTCTTCTTTGAGTCCAAAATCACTCAGGATGCGAACTATTTCAACTCTGAGCTCTTCTATTTCTGCAGTTATGACACGAAGACGTTTACCGATGTCAGTAGCTGGTTTTAGGTGGCGTACTTCGTACTCCGTCCCTTCCAGTTTTCCCCTTAGCTCTTCAATTTCTGCAATTAGCCTTTCAATTTCTAGAGAGGAGGTTGATTTATGGAAAGGCTTTCGTAATTTACCGAAAAGAGTCCTCTTTTTTGCTTCAGTTTCAGCAGTTTTAGTTCTTAACTCGTCTCCCTTCCTGTTTATCTCCATTCTAAGTCTATCAATTTCATTTTTCAGCCTTGTTGAAGGATCTTCTTCACTTAGAGATTCCAACTTAATCGAGAGCTCAATCATCCTTTTAATATACAAAGACACATCCTTCTTCTTGGCACGAGAGAGTAAATCAGCCCTAACATAAACATTTTCTAAATTCAATCCGTAAGGTTTGGTTTCATCAATTAAGGATTCTAGGGGTATGGCACTCCCATCATCTGTAGCAAACAGATTTGGCGTTGAGAAAGCATAAACAAAACAAACAAATAAATATAATATACGCATATCAATTATCCTTTCAATTTAACACTGTACATCTTTATATTAACTTTAATATTATTAATATTTAGTTAACGTAATTTATTTATAAATATGAAGCTATACAAATGGGTAGGTTTTGGGATGCTGTAAATTTAGCAAAGCATATCCCAATGGCACTAACTTAAGCCTAAAAATTTTGCCCCCTCATTATCTTTTTAACAAACAATAACAAAATTATATTGCCTGTATTAATTCATTTTTAACAAAAATATTGTCTAATAATGATTGAGTATTGACAAATATTTATTGATAAGGAGGAAATTATGAGAAAAGTAACGAATGGAGATAATACAGATAATATCATTAATGGATCTGGAGTTGACGGGGAGGGTGATGGTACAAGCATCGGTGATGATCATGTCAATGGCCAGGATGGAGACGATTTGATTGAAGGTCTTGGCGGTAATGATTTTTTAAATGGAGGTCCTGGTGATGATACGATTATTGGTGGTGATGGTATTGATGTAGTCCGCGGTGGTGAAGGCAATGATATCATCATAACCGATGGAGCCGATGACGATATTCGTTCGGCGGCCCAAGATGATTGTGTGGATTCAGGTGCAGGGCATGATACCGTTAATACAGCCCAAGGCAGCGATACCGTGATCCACCGTATTTTTGAAGATGCTGACCTCGAGATAACAACCAGAGGGCCAAACAAAAAAAATGGAGATATTTACCAAGATTCTGGTGGTAGTTTTCCAGATGAAACTGACGTTTTATTGATTTTTGTTACAGAAGATCAAAAAGAATATCTAGAGACTTATGAAAGCTGGGTCTTTAATGATGATGGTACGGGAGATTCAGGTATCGTCGATGTGCCAGGTTTTGAGGATTTTGTAAACAGCAAAGGTCAAGGTAGAGGAAAAATGTTTGACTTTAGCGAGTTTGCAAACGTAGCTGACGGTCAAGGAGATGAGCTAGGTCTTTTCAACTTTTTCCTAAAAATCCAGGGATTTGAACAGATCAAGTGGACGACAAACGAATCGGAAGCTTCCTGTATAGTGTGCCCGGTTCCAGCAGAAGACAATTATGTTATTACCGAAGATGAGTTCTCGATGACCGGAGCAACTGGGGTTTTACTGGGCAATAAGTTAGAAAATGATACCCCAGGTATGGGGGGCCCAGACCCTCTTTCGATTGAAAGTGTTGTGTTTAACGACTTTGATCTTACGGCTGGTAATTTGCAAGAAGGCGATGTTGAGGTAATGGTTTTAGGCGCAGATGCATTGGCAATGGGTGCTTTAGAGGTATTCCAACTCGATATTGATGGAGTGATAGCCTACATCTTAACGTTTGCCGATGGTGATGAAGTCCTTATCAACGAAAATGATGCTTTTGGTGTTATGAGTGCGGGTCAGATGCTGACGTTTAATTTTGATTACACAATCACTGAAGGCCATCGAGTAGAAGACTGTCCGCCAGAAGATAGGACTGCGCCGCAGACGGTTAAAATCAATGGAATAAATGATTGTCCAGATGCCCATGATGATAGTGCCATAATCGGAGAAGATGACAGCGTGACAGTTGGCCCTGGTACTGTAGGAGCAATATTCTTAGGCAATAAACTAACAGGAGAAGATGGTACAGCGGAAGGATTAACTGCAAATTATGAGGAAGATACAGATATTGATGGCGATTTATTAAGTATCTATAGTGTCGTATCGGATGGATTTACATTGATGCCAGACAGTGGAGCGCTGACTTCTGCTGATATTTCTATTGCGCTTCTAGGAGAAAATTTCTTCGGCGAAGGTTCCCTCGAGACTTTTGAGATTACCACAGCAGACAATTCAGATGGTGATTTAGCAGATCAGGTTGCATACATTCAAGTCTTTGCAGATGGCCGAGAATTCTTGCTCAATACTGATGATGCTTTTGCTGCGTTAGGTGAGGGGCAGATGCTCACCTTTAACTTCGAATATACCATTACCGATGGAGTTGATGCAGACGGCGATGGTGTATTTGATTGCCTAGATCATCCAGATTCCACAGCAAATCAGACAGTAAAGATTGTTGGTGATGTGGATTTAGAAATTCCTTTTGCCAGTAATATCGTACTTTATGCAGATGATGGTGATGAGGACGCCTCTGATATTAAAAAGATCAAATTCGAATTTGCAGATCAGGGTCTCTTGGATGGTGCCAATGGGGCAATGCCGGATGGCTTTATTAGCATAGATGAGATGCAGGCTTGGTTGGATTCACACTCTGATTGGTTTACTGATATGCCTGGCTTTGATGCGGCGCCAGGCTTGATTGCCTTTTCAATCCACGATGGTAATTTGCAACCTGGCGGTGTGCCTTTGCCCGCCGAAGGAGTAGATATACCTCCCTATGATCCAGAAGGTAGTGGGGGGCAAGCAGGTAACAATAATTTGATACTAGGTCCGGGTGAGGGCCAGTTGGTGTGGCTGGATGGATCTGGATTTGAAGCCACGGATAGTGATCTATTCGCAATAGGGACGGATGTGAACTTTGCAGAGGATGGAGCTACTGAAACCGGCTTTAATTCAGATGTGCTTGACGATACTGTCCTTGATGTTAGATTTGATGAAGGATTTGCAATCTTGCAGGATATGGCTATTTTGGGGAGCACGGTACCTGAAAATAATGGGTAGATATACCAATGCCACTCGGCAATTTATGGCCGCGACCAGTATATCTTGCATCAAGTAATTGACCTGGAGTGCATTCAGTACTATGTTGTAGCTAATGGCCGGGTGGCAGAGTGGTTATGCAGAGGATTGCAAATCCTTGTACGTCGGTTCGATTCCGGTCCCGGCCTCCAAGTCAGAAACCAGATGTCAGATGTCAGATGCCAGAGATCAGATGTCAGAAAGGCAGTGCTGCGCAGATATTCTGAATTAACTGGATATGACGCCTATGAAATATGAAACTTGCTCTCACACTTAGGTTAGTTAAGAGATGTAGCTATTAGCAGTCTAGGATGCAGTATCTGATTTCTGAATTACTTTGGTCCCCTTGGGTCGTCCTTGCGGACAATGCGGCCAAAGTTTCCAAAGACCTGTTGCAGGAATGATCTTTTTTGCCCGGTTGTTTCAGTTACTCTTTCAACTAGCTGAATCTTTTTGCCGTCTTCTATATCACGTTCAACAACCTCTTGCACAAGACCAGCGTCATCAAAGACGACTGCAATCACTTGTTGCTCTTTAACGTCAGGATTGAGAAAGGCAACGGCCTCGGTTGTCTTTGAAATAAAATACCAGGTTCTATCGTCAAAGGTCGACATTGTCGATGGGCTGCCCAAAATGCGAGCAACATCGTGCTTATTATGGACTCCTTGTTTAATCTGATCTAGATCATCTGGATCAACCTTTTTGCCCTGATAATGCACATTTGGACTGCAACCAGCCAAGAGCAGCACAAGACCCGTTATAGGAATTGCTTGCTTGAGGGAAAAGGGAACGCGCTTCACGAAGGTAATCCTCTACTCAGTTTAGACAAATATTAATGGTATCTTCTCGCATTTCCGGCCGATTTTGTCAAGTTCAGAGGTCAGAAATCAGAGATCAGAGATCAGAGATCAGAAATCAGAGGTCAGAGATCAGAAATCAGAGATCAGAGATCAGAGGTCAGTGTAGCAGCTATCGGTGCTAATTACTGAAAAATAATCTATTTTCTAACCTCTGACATCTGACATCTGACATCTGCCCTCTGCCCTCTGCCCTCTGCCCTCTGCCCTCTTAACCAACTATTCAGATGTGATTCCATATAATAAAGACAAATAAAAATGTGAGGTCACATTATGAAATTCAAAATTACTTGGGTGCTTGTTCTCATGGCATTGTTGAATACAGGATGTGCTAATAACCAGTGGGATGATAGTGGCCCTACAGGCGGGGTAAAGCAAACCGTAGGGACCTTGTTGGGAGCTGTTGGGGGCGGCGTTTTAGGCGCACAAATCGGCAGTGGGACCGGACAGATTGCAGCCGCCATTGGAGGGACTATAGTTGGTGGATTGTTGGGGGGCTATATAGGCAAAGGCTTGGATGATACCGATAAGCTGATGGCAGAACGCAACGCACAAGAGAGTTTAGAACACGCCCCTACAGGGAGCACCACCCAATGGCACAACCCGGATACGGGACGTTCTGGCGAGTTTACCATAGATCGC
Protein-coding regions in this window:
- a CDS encoding F-box/LRR-repeat protein → MTRYFLTLSVLSLLIFNNVAFSSTLENPKQSKISRTTGPRTTINPMLPKDILPNIFVQLIKDGSLANARMVCKTWNTLPLEIKELRFDEFARVSPLTLKHLSITRLILETGFFRETPVENEAVQGKKAKKKGSFHFNFKKSKKKQNARKNQELEKLTPIEKVKIFRGIEVEKLSIYFQNIDLGEFVIDHNIVHLGIKVIDIRSYGKVKGNITVKDLQHLEELCVYPYLISEAGMYLQTLNLPNLKILDIQRNLLNTLQPIISKLTNLEYLYASWNNFDKADVTAILDHKNTYGSIKYVDFSDNYKLVELNPEDSKRLEQIEFICQGTPLLYSGHST
- the bamE gene encoding outer membrane protein assembly factor BamE: MKRVPFSLKQAIPITGLVLLLAGCSPNVHYQGKKVDPDDLDQIKQGVHNKHDVARILGSPSTMSTFDDRTWYFISKTTEAVAFLNPDVKEQQVIAVVFDDAGLVQEVVERDIEDGKKIQLVERVTETTGQKRSFLQQVFGNFGRIVRKDDPRGPK
- a CDS encoding RT0821/Lpp0805 family surface protein gives rise to the protein MALLNTGCANNQWDDSGPTGGVKQTVGTLLGAVGGGVLGAQIGSGTGQIAAAIGGTIVGGLLGGYIGKGLDDTDKLMAERNAQESLEHAPTGSTTQWHNPDTGRSGEFTIDRTYAYSDGDAYTRRPCREYSTTVTIDGEKRKAFGEACRHDDGSWEIISQKFVSAELQN